The following coding sequences are from one Streptomyces dengpaensis window:
- a CDS encoding aldehyde dehydrogenase family protein — protein MATTLNPTTLVVKSGTSWADAWQRCLQVAPEAFQGDRVLNLWGAAWRADGRALPATSPVDGSPIAGPPRLDGATAQQAVRASLDQHRAWRHVPLAERRARVAATLDALTEHRELLALLLVWEIGKPWRLAQADVDRAIDGVRWYVDGIEPMVEGRTPLDGPVSNIASWNYPMSVLVHAMLVQALAGNAVIAKTPTDGGVACLTLAGALAAREGIPVTLVSGSGRELSEALVRAPEIGCVSFVGGRDTGAAVATAVADLGKRHVLEQEGLNTWGIWNYTDWDALTAVIPKLFDYGKQRCTAYPRFVVQRALFDEFLAAYLPAVRTLRIGHPLAVEHPDDPYPALDFGPVINAAKAKELHDQVAEAIDRGAVPLHRGKLSDARFLPGQDTSAYLQPVTILNPPPSSPLHHAEPFGPVDTIVLVDTEAELLAAMNASNGALVATLSTDDKSTYDRLAPQIRAFKVGHGKPRSRGDRDELFGGFGASWRGAFVGGELLVRAVTQGPAGERLPGNFPDYHLMP, from the coding sequence ATGGCAACCACCCTCAACCCCACCACCCTCGTCGTGAAGTCCGGCACGTCCTGGGCCGACGCCTGGCAGCGCTGCCTCCAGGTCGCGCCCGAGGCGTTCCAGGGCGACCGCGTCCTCAACCTCTGGGGCGCCGCCTGGCGGGCGGACGGCCGGGCGCTGCCCGCCACCAGCCCCGTCGACGGCAGCCCCATCGCGGGCCCGCCGCGCCTGGACGGCGCCACCGCCCAGCAGGCCGTACGCGCCTCACTCGACCAGCACCGCGCCTGGCGCCACGTGCCACTCGCGGAGCGCCGGGCCCGCGTGGCGGCGACCCTCGACGCCCTGACCGAACACCGCGAACTGCTCGCCCTCCTGCTGGTCTGGGAGATCGGCAAGCCCTGGCGGCTCGCCCAGGCCGATGTGGACCGGGCCATCGACGGAGTGCGCTGGTACGTCGACGGCATCGAGCCCATGGTGGAAGGCCGGACTCCGCTCGACGGACCCGTGTCCAACATCGCGAGCTGGAACTACCCGATGAGCGTGCTCGTTCACGCAATGCTGGTACAGGCATTGGCAGGCAACGCGGTCATCGCCAAGACCCCGACCGACGGCGGCGTCGCCTGTCTGACCCTGGCCGGCGCGCTCGCCGCGCGCGAAGGGATCCCCGTCACCCTCGTCAGCGGCAGCGGACGCGAGCTGTCCGAGGCGCTCGTCAGGGCGCCCGAGATCGGCTGCGTCTCCTTCGTCGGCGGCCGCGACACGGGTGCCGCGGTGGCCACCGCCGTCGCCGACCTGGGCAAGCGACACGTACTGGAACAGGAGGGCCTCAATACCTGGGGCATCTGGAACTACACGGACTGGGACGCGCTGACCGCGGTCATCCCCAAGCTCTTCGACTACGGCAAGCAGCGCTGCACGGCCTACCCGCGCTTCGTCGTCCAGCGGGCCCTGTTCGACGAGTTCCTGGCGGCCTACCTCCCAGCGGTCCGCACCCTGCGCATCGGTCACCCGCTCGCGGTCGAGCACCCCGACGACCCGTACCCCGCCCTGGACTTCGGCCCGGTGATCAACGCGGCCAAGGCCAAGGAACTCCACGACCAGGTCGCCGAGGCCATCGACCGGGGTGCCGTCCCGCTGCACCGAGGCAAGCTGTCCGACGCGCGCTTCCTGCCCGGCCAGGACACATCGGCGTACCTCCAGCCCGTCACGATCCTCAACCCGCCCCCGTCCTCACCGCTGCACCACGCGGAGCCCTTCGGCCCGGTCGACACCATCGTCCTGGTCGACACCGAGGCCGAGCTGCTCGCCGCCATGAACGCGTCGAACGGCGCGCTGGTCGCCACGCTGTCGACGGACGACAAGTCGACGTACGACCGCCTGGCACCACAGATCCGTGCCTTCAAGGTCGGCCACGGCAAGCCGCGCTCCCGGGGCGACCGCGACGAGCTCTTCGGCGGCTTCGGCGCGTCGTGGCGCGGCGCGTTCGTGGGCGGGGAGCTGCTGGTGCGTGCCGTGACGCAGGGACCGGCGGGGGAGCGGTTGCCGGGCAACTTCCCGGACTATCACCTCATGCCGTGA
- a CDS encoding PQQ-binding-like beta-propeller repeat protein gives MSVFTWTRAHMRAVLYTTMLGLASSVVAGPLTLYAATAIDPPEATVSGVAYVDANGDGQRSSDEAGLAGVRVSDGTVTTTTAADGSYSLTISTDRRKTDIVWAGQPRGYRFGLDEYKEPRFWANLGQLADDATPTADFALVRDELSDGDTFSWANIADPHVNAQLPDQVREINSTGTDLRFIAVSGDLTNDASQGQFDAYRRGTQQSAVGVWPAVGNHEYASGSAYADRIDNYRKNVGPEWYSFNYGNRHFVVLENNGSAPFEEELNWLKDDLAASVPLDDDPANDIEVVVLTHQPMNVPFGSPSTYDAFGEVLEQYKAQLILVGHEHSNHVENKSAFASTAKHIQTVSSSYTIDNAPRGFRYIHMAGPGFENPFRMYGENEHLTIVSPAPGSKVPAEKFPGIQINAYDTGDEVVSASYRIAGDKKWRPLHRSGEFTWQSNLPDSLQTVGEHSVDVKVVDAAGKTWTKSADFALTDEPALKPVAGGDWDQHHGNEGHSGVAREQEAGRRLAWSFRTNGTFLTGSPVIHDGVVYAGTRDENGDGNNRIHAVQLKNGKELWNFEVPQSIHGSLAYGDGLIFAPTLGSELYAVDAKTGELRWKAEPEEAPAPNNQRTYGYYSPAVSGHTVLWPYQTRFGIGSQGVLKALDTRTGEQIWASPMSGATMSDGTPAVMDGTVYLGNQTADRVLAYDLATGVRKWTGAESLGGWQDGVPTAAEGKVFIGANNGIAARDGKTGATLWTYRSPRASLVSSGSTPSAAAVKDGVVYMGFPSGAVVALDAQTGNVIWERMLPGDIYHGGVMSSPVVAGGTLFVGANNGRFYALATDTGQILWNHETGTWVGAGPAVSGNTVVTGAWDGNLYAYVPGGESAQRWATVTGTVTDPETGDPIAGAKVTAVASGQDTAVTSTDAQGKYRIGLPASTWTVTAAKRGLIVDDRSEVRVTVGTTGNETADLKLIKVTHPVAGKSTYAPDYGNGSTRTDVVTGREYYYLANDKVRASVTPYTGGNNGVGGLGQGELSDVMLNDANGAETLDWGEMLLRPSLTPPDSWDRPGDQIDLPDLAVDGAAVVGNGQYRGNGAIKAQVRYETLPDAPVVKMTVKLTNTGTTGYQGYFNYMIDPDSSVDNGRIPGFSGTNPGLKTSGWTGNYVYVGADTATTNGQAAHGLAWAQDRPAAVGAYGYIEGLYYDATMEPGATKQFSFYHLTDYATAGGDPTRNIAKWADEIDLHDEAVPDAARAAGTITADGAAVSGARVALEQDGKVVATTSTDARGKYLVKAPTGQYDVRVSKLGYRTAADKVTVPVAGSGVADVALSPVKVEASYGKQIGSGLVEAGHGDVMLENDKLSMAIADAFNDSQLSGSTRGKPVDIAVRGMADQFDWINLPYVSATQPTGGNAWDVRTVGATDVKIVQATGDKGVVRVSGPVNGFTGLTATTTYTLKPGDNFATVSTELSNSGSAPLSVWTGDAMDHDSAGQASVIPGTGIVAPGATAAYTPTKPYIGMTGTDPQVFGLVYGTPASAFDVYAAGNWVMSRFNVDVPAGGSYTLTRKLVVTPGTDAVGILDEVPAP, from the coding sequence ATGTCCGTGTTCACCTGGACACGCGCGCACATGCGCGCTGTCCTGTACACCACCATGCTGGGGCTCGCCTCCAGTGTGGTGGCGGGCCCGCTTACGCTGTACGCGGCGACCGCCATCGACCCGCCGGAGGCCACCGTCAGCGGCGTCGCGTACGTCGACGCCAACGGCGACGGCCAGCGCAGCTCCGACGAGGCCGGCCTGGCCGGTGTGCGCGTCTCCGACGGCACGGTCACCACCACGACCGCCGCCGACGGCTCCTACTCGCTGACGATCTCCACTGACCGTCGTAAGACGGACATCGTGTGGGCCGGCCAGCCGCGGGGCTACCGGTTCGGCTTGGACGAGTACAAGGAGCCGAGGTTCTGGGCGAACCTCGGCCAGCTCGCCGACGACGCCACGCCGACCGCGGACTTCGCGCTCGTCCGTGACGAACTCTCCGACGGCGACACCTTCTCCTGGGCCAACATCGCCGACCCGCACGTCAACGCACAGCTGCCCGATCAGGTACGCGAGATCAACTCCACGGGCACCGACCTGCGGTTCATCGCGGTCAGCGGCGACCTCACCAACGACGCCAGCCAGGGGCAGTTCGACGCGTACCGTCGCGGCACCCAGCAGTCGGCCGTCGGTGTCTGGCCGGCCGTCGGCAACCACGAGTACGCGAGCGGGTCGGCGTACGCGGACAGGATCGACAACTATCGCAAGAACGTCGGTCCGGAGTGGTACTCGTTCAACTACGGCAACCGGCACTTCGTGGTGCTCGAGAACAACGGCTCGGCGCCGTTCGAGGAGGAGCTGAACTGGCTCAAGGACGACCTCGCCGCGAGCGTTCCGCTCGACGACGACCCGGCCAACGACATCGAGGTCGTCGTCCTCACCCACCAGCCGATGAACGTCCCGTTCGGCTCGCCGTCGACGTACGACGCCTTCGGTGAGGTGCTCGAGCAGTACAAGGCGCAGCTGATCCTGGTCGGCCACGAGCACTCCAACCACGTCGAGAACAAGTCGGCGTTCGCCTCGACCGCCAAGCACATCCAGACCGTGTCGAGCTCTTACACGATCGACAACGCGCCCCGCGGCTTCCGCTACATCCACATGGCGGGTCCGGGCTTCGAGAACCCGTTCCGGATGTACGGCGAGAACGAGCACCTCACCATCGTCAGCCCCGCGCCGGGCTCGAAGGTGCCGGCCGAGAAGTTCCCGGGCATCCAGATCAACGCCTACGACACCGGCGACGAGGTCGTCTCGGCGAGCTACCGGATCGCCGGCGACAAGAAGTGGAGGCCGCTGCACCGCAGCGGCGAGTTCACCTGGCAGAGCAACCTGCCCGACAGCCTGCAGACGGTCGGTGAGCACAGCGTCGACGTGAAGGTGGTCGACGCGGCGGGCAAGACCTGGACCAAGTCGGCGGACTTCGCCCTCACCGACGAGCCGGCGCTCAAGCCGGTCGCCGGCGGTGACTGGGACCAGCACCACGGCAACGAGGGCCACTCCGGTGTCGCGCGGGAGCAGGAGGCCGGCCGCCGCCTGGCCTGGAGCTTCCGCACCAACGGCACCTTCCTCACCGGGTCGCCGGTCATCCACGACGGCGTCGTCTACGCGGGCACCCGCGACGAGAACGGCGACGGCAACAACCGGATCCACGCCGTCCAGCTCAAGAACGGCAAGGAGCTGTGGAACTTCGAGGTGCCGCAGTCGATCCACGGCAGCCTCGCCTACGGTGACGGCCTGATCTTCGCGCCGACCCTCGGCTCGGAGCTGTACGCCGTGGACGCGAAGACCGGCGAGCTGCGCTGGAAGGCCGAGCCCGAGGAGGCGCCGGCCCCGAACAACCAGCGCACCTACGGCTACTACTCGCCAGCCGTCTCCGGTCACACCGTGCTCTGGCCCTACCAGACCCGCTTCGGTATCGGCAGCCAGGGCGTCCTCAAGGCGCTCGACACCCGCACCGGCGAGCAGATCTGGGCCTCCCCGATGTCCGGCGCGACCATGAGTGACGGCACGCCCGCCGTCATGGACGGCACCGTGTACCTCGGCAACCAGACCGCCGACCGCGTGCTCGCCTACGACCTGGCCACCGGCGTCCGCAAGTGGACCGGAGCCGAGTCGCTCGGCGGCTGGCAGGACGGCGTGCCGACCGCGGCCGAGGGCAAGGTCTTCATCGGCGCCAACAACGGCATCGCCGCCCGTGACGGCAAGACCGGCGCGACGCTGTGGACGTACCGGAGCCCGCGTGCCTCGCTCGTCTCGAGCGGCTCGACCCCGAGCGCCGCGGCCGTCAAGGACGGCGTCGTCTACATGGGCTTCCCGAGTGGCGCCGTCGTCGCCCTCGACGCCCAGACCGGCAACGTCATCTGGGAGCGGATGCTGCCCGGCGACATCTACCACGGTGGCGTGATGTCCAGCCCGGTGGTGGCCGGTGGCACGCTCTTCGTCGGCGCCAACAACGGCAGGTTCTACGCCCTGGCCACCGACACCGGCCAGATCCTGTGGAACCACGAGACCGGCACCTGGGTGGGCGCAGGCCCGGCCGTCAGCGGCAACACCGTCGTGACAGGCGCCTGGGACGGCAACCTCTACGCCTACGTGCCGGGCGGTGAGTCCGCGCAGCGCTGGGCGACCGTGACCGGTACGGTCACCGACCCGGAGACGGGCGATCCGATCGCCGGCGCGAAGGTCACCGCCGTCGCCTCCGGTCAGGACACCGCGGTGACCAGCACCGACGCCCAGGGCAAGTACCGCATCGGCCTGCCCGCGTCGACCTGGACCGTCACGGCGGCCAAGCGCGGCCTGATCGTCGACGACCGCTCGGAGGTCCGCGTCACGGTCGGCACCACCGGCAACGAGACGGCCGACCTGAAGCTGATCAAGGTGACCCACCCGGTCGCCGGCAAGTCGACGTACGCGCCGGACTACGGCAACGGCAGCACGCGCACCGACGTCGTCACGGGCAGGGAGTACTACTACCTGGCCAACGACAAGGTCCGGGCGTCCGTGACGCCGTACACCGGCGGCAACAACGGCGTCGGCGGTCTGGGCCAGGGCGAGCTGTCGGACGTCATGCTCAACGACGCCAACGGCGCCGAGACCCTCGACTGGGGCGAGATGCTGCTGCGTCCGAGCCTCACGCCGCCCGACTCGTGGGACCGGCCGGGCGACCAGATCGACCTGCCCGACCTCGCGGTCGACGGCGCGGCCGTGGTCGGCAACGGTCAGTACCGGGGGAACGGGGCCATCAAGGCGCAAGTCCGCTACGAGACCCTGCCCGACGCTCCGGTCGTGAAGATGACGGTCAAGCTGACCAACACCGGCACCACGGGCTACCAGGGCTACTTCAACTACATGATCGACCCCGACAGCTCGGTCGACAACGGCCGGATCCCCGGGTTCAGCGGCACCAACCCGGGTCTGAAGACCTCGGGCTGGACCGGGAACTACGTCTACGTCGGTGCTGACACGGCCACCACGAACGGCCAGGCCGCCCACGGTCTCGCCTGGGCACAGGACAGGCCGGCCGCGGTCGGTGCGTACGGCTACATCGAGGGTCTCTACTACGACGCCACGATGGAGCCCGGTGCCACCAAGCAGTTCAGCTTCTACCACCTGACCGACTACGCGACCGCCGGTGGCGACCCCACCCGCAACATCGCGAAGTGGGCCGACGAGATCGACCTGCACGACGAGGCCGTCCCGGACGCCGCTCGCGCGGCCGGCACGATCACCGCGGACGGCGCCGCCGTCTCCGGTGCCCGGGTCGCCCTCGAGCAGGACGGCAAGGTGGTCGCGACCACGAGCACCGACGCCCGGGGCAAGTACCTCGTCAAGGCCCCGACCGGTCAGTACGACGTCCGGGTGTCCAAGCTGGGCTACCGGACGGCCGCCGACAAGGTCACCGTGCCGGTGGCGGGCAGCGGCGTCGCCGACGTCGCGCTGAGCCCGGTCAAGGTCGAGGCGAGCTACGGCAAGCAGATCGGCTCGGGTCTGGTCGAGGCAGGCCACGGCGACGTCATGCTCGAGAACGACAAGCTCTCGATGGCGATCGCCGATGCCTTCAACGACTCGCAGCTCTCCGGCAGCACTCGCGGCAAGCCGGTCGACATCGCCGTCCGCGGCATGGCCGACCAGTTCGACTGGATCAACCTGCCCTACGTCTCGGCGACTCAGCCGACCGGCGGTAACGCGTGGGATGTCCGTACGGTGGGGGCGACCGACGTCAAGATCGTCCAGGCGACCGGCGACAAGGGCGTCGTCCGGGTATCCGGGCCAGTCAATGGCTTCACGGGTCTGACGGCGACGACGACGTACACGCTGAAGCCGGGCGACAACTTCGCCACGGTCTCGACGGAGCTGAGCAACTCCGGCTCGGCTCCCCTCAGCGTGTGGACCGGTGACGCGATGGACCACGACTCGGCCGGCCAGGCCAGTGTCATCCCGGGCACCGGCATCGTCGCGCCGGGTGCGACGGCGGCGTACACCCCGACCAAGCCGTACATCGGTATGACCGGGACCGACCCGCAGGTGTTCGGTCTCGTCTACGGCACGCCGGCCAGCGCCTTCGACGTCTACGCCGCGGGCAACTGGGTGATGAGCCGATTCAACGTCGACGTGCCGGCGGGCGGTTCCTACACCCTCACCCGCAAGCTCGTCGTCACCCCGGGCACCGACGCGGTGGGCATCCTCGACGAGGTCCCCGCTCCGTAA
- a CDS encoding IS110 family transposase, with protein MEVVHERCAAVDISKADAKVCIRVPGQGRRRRKETRTFTTMTRDLLAMRDWLLSEGITVVGMEATGDYWKPIFYVLEHDVECWLLNARHIKAVPGRKTDVKDAEWLCELVEHGLVRPSFVPPEPIRQLRDLTRYRTDVVQERTREAQRLEKFLEDAGIKLSVVVSDMLGKSARAMLEALIAGERDPRVLSALALGPMRGKIPVLTEALTGRFTDHHAFVVRTMLDRIDAANATEERISTEIAQRLEQHEAPDGRSFRQLIDLLVTVPGVGTRAAEVILAEIGADMSRFPSAGHLASWAGVCPGNNESGGRRMSGRTRHGDRYLKAVLGQAASSAGRSKGTYLASRFKRIAARRGKKRALVAVGHSILVSAWHMLTHDVVYHDLGPDYFLERLGSDGRARKTRRLVGQLNELGYQVVLQSADTA; from the coding sequence ATGGAGGTCGTTCACGAGCGGTGCGCCGCCGTCGACATCAGCAAGGCGGATGCAAAGGTCTGCATCCGGGTGCCGGGCCAGGGTCGTCGCCGGCGCAAGGAGACCCGGACGTTCACCACGATGACCCGCGACCTGCTGGCGATGCGGGACTGGCTGCTGTCCGAGGGCATCACCGTGGTAGGCATGGAGGCCACCGGCGACTACTGGAAGCCGATCTTCTACGTCCTGGAGCACGACGTCGAGTGCTGGCTGCTCAACGCCCGCCACATCAAGGCCGTCCCCGGCCGCAAGACCGATGTCAAGGACGCCGAGTGGCTGTGCGAGCTGGTCGAGCACGGCCTGGTCCGGCCCAGCTTCGTGCCGCCCGAGCCGATCCGGCAACTGCGTGACCTGACCCGCTACCGCACCGATGTGGTCCAGGAGCGCACCCGCGAGGCCCAGCGGCTGGAAAAGTTCCTGGAGGACGCGGGGATCAAGCTGTCCGTGGTGGTCTCGGACATGCTGGGCAAGTCTGCCCGGGCGATGCTGGAGGCCCTGATCGCCGGCGAGCGCGACCCACGGGTGCTGTCCGCACTGGCGCTCGGCCCGATGCGCGGCAAGATACCGGTCCTGACCGAGGCCCTCACCGGCCGGTTCACCGACCACCACGCCTTCGTCGTGCGCACCATGCTGGACCGCATCGACGCTGCGAACGCGACTGAGGAGCGGATCAGCACCGAGATCGCCCAGCGGCTGGAACAGCATGAGGCCCCCGACGGCCGCTCGTTTCGGCAGCTGATCGACCTGCTGGTCACTGTCCCCGGCGTCGGGACCCGAGCCGCCGAGGTGATCCTGGCGGAGATCGGCGCGGACATGTCCCGCTTCCCCAGCGCCGGTCACCTGGCCTCGTGGGCGGGGGTCTGCCCCGGCAACAACGAGTCCGGTGGCAGGCGCATGTCCGGCCGGACCCGCCACGGCGACCGCTACCTCAAAGCAGTCCTCGGCCAGGCAGCCTCCAGCGCGGGCCGGTCCAAAGGCACCTACCTCGCCTCCCGCTTCAAACGCATCGCCGCCCGACGGGGCAAGAAGCGGGCGCTGGTCGCCGTCGGGCACTCGATCCTGGTCTCGGCCTGGCACATGCTCACCCACGATGTCGTCTACCACGACCTCGGCCCCGACTACTTCCTTGAACGCCTCGGCAGTGACGGCCGCGCCCGCAAGACCCGACGCCTGGTCGGCCAACTCAACGAACTGGGCTACCAAGTGGTCCTCCAATCAGCAGACACGGCCTGA
- the sucD gene encoding succinate--CoA ligase subunit alpha, giving the protein MAIFLTKESKVLVQGMTGGEGMKHTRRMLAADTDVVGGVNPRKAGQTVDFDVPQCLKGLGGTPITVPVFGSVREGIEATGADVSVVFVPPAFAKAAVVEAADAGIGLAVVITEGIPVHDSVAFRAYAATKGTRMIGPNCPGLITPGQSNAGIIPADITKPGRIGLVSKSGTLTYQLMYELRDIGFSTCVGIGGDPVVGTTHIDCLAAFQDDPDTELIVLIGEIGGDAEERAAAYIRDHVTKPVVGYIAGFTAPEGKTMGHAGAIVSGSSGTAQAKKMALEAVGVRVGGTPTETARLVLDQLETERDVTHS; this is encoded by the coding sequence ATGGCCATCTTTCTCACCAAGGAGTCCAAGGTCCTCGTCCAGGGCATGACCGGCGGCGAGGGCATGAAGCACACACGGCGGATGCTCGCGGCCGACACGGACGTCGTCGGCGGCGTCAACCCCCGCAAGGCGGGCCAGACCGTCGACTTCGACGTCCCCCAGTGCCTCAAGGGCCTGGGAGGTACCCCCATCACCGTTCCCGTCTTCGGGTCGGTGCGCGAAGGCATAGAGGCGACCGGAGCGGACGTGAGCGTCGTCTTCGTCCCACCGGCCTTCGCCAAGGCGGCCGTTGTGGAGGCCGCCGACGCCGGAATCGGACTCGCCGTCGTCATCACCGAGGGCATCCCGGTCCACGACTCCGTCGCCTTCCGCGCGTATGCCGCCACCAAGGGCACGCGCATGATCGGCCCCAACTGTCCGGGCCTGATCACTCCGGGCCAGTCGAACGCGGGCATCATCCCCGCCGACATCACGAAGCCCGGACGCATCGGCCTGGTCTCCAAGTCCGGCACCCTCACGTACCAACTCATGTACGAGCTGCGGGACATCGGCTTCTCGACCTGTGTCGGCATCGGCGGCGACCCCGTCGTCGGCACCACCCACATCGACTGCCTGGCGGCCTTCCAGGACGACCCCGACACCGAACTGATCGTTCTCATCGGGGAGATCGGCGGCGACGCCGAGGAACGGGCGGCCGCGTACATCCGTGACCACGTCACCAAGCCCGTCGTCGGCTACATCGCCGGATTCACCGCCCCCGAAGGAAAGACCATGGGGCATGCGGGCGCCATCGTCTCCGGCTCGTCGGGCACCGCCCAGGCGAAGAAGATGGCCCTGGAGGCGGTCGGGGTGCGCGTGGGCGGCACCCCGACCGAGACGGCGCGGCTGGTGCTGGACCAGCTGGAAACCGAACGTGACGTCACTCATAGTTAA
- a CDS encoding recombinase family protein, producing the protein MLATWASETARPSPGSEPGAPDGLRFAFYGRVSTEDHQDPETSRGWQLLRAQAITSGYGRVTAEFFDVGHSRVLPWTRRPRAAALVAALADPDRGFDAIVIGSSERAFYGNQFAALAPLFEHYRIPVWIPELGGPFDPKILAQEVLMVLLGILSKREIARTRIRVRTAMTIQARDQGRYLGGRPPYGYRLVDAGPHPNRALARRGVRLQRLDPHPEYAPIVKWIFAQRLAGHSTSRIARALNDADIPCPSAADPQRNPHRTHRQWTLTTVRAILSNPRYTGRQVWNRQRTDHDLIDPANTTLGHRDVMRWNTPNDWIISARPAHPALVSEADFITVQHLRTHRETTPGRTYLLAGLLCCGICGRRMESHWTHHRTGYRCRHGHTSATRPDPDRTPNTYLREDRALPHLPALFLRLTGHAESFTSDPVSRESVQPTVAQAIAYLRSQEISLTYDPAARTLTADTHQAERITIS; encoded by the coding sequence ATGCTGGCCACCTGGGCGAGTGAGACCGCCCGGCCCTCACCCGGCTCCGAACCCGGTGCGCCTGACGGGCTGCGCTTCGCGTTCTACGGCCGGGTGTCCACCGAGGACCATCAGGATCCGGAGACATCCCGGGGTTGGCAGCTGCTCCGCGCACAGGCGATCACCTCCGGGTACGGGCGGGTGACGGCCGAGTTCTTCGACGTCGGGCATAGCCGCGTCCTGCCCTGGACCCGCCGTCCGCGGGCCGCCGCGCTCGTGGCCGCCCTGGCCGATCCCGACCGCGGCTTCGACGCCATCGTCATCGGCTCCAGCGAGCGCGCCTTCTACGGCAACCAATTCGCCGCACTGGCGCCCTTGTTCGAGCACTACCGGATACCGGTGTGGATCCCAGAGCTGGGCGGACCCTTCGACCCCAAGATCCTCGCCCAGGAAGTGCTGATGGTCCTGCTGGGCATCCTCTCCAAGCGCGAGATCGCCCGCACCCGCATCCGGGTACGCACTGCCATGACCATCCAAGCCCGCGACCAGGGCCGCTACCTCGGCGGACGCCCACCGTACGGATATCGGCTGGTGGATGCCGGCCCGCACCCCAACCGGGCCCTGGCCCGCCGCGGTGTCCGCCTCCAGCGCCTCGACCCCCACCCCGAGTACGCCCCCATTGTGAAATGGATCTTCGCCCAGCGTCTGGCCGGACACAGCACGTCCCGCATCGCCCGCGCCCTGAACGACGCGGACATCCCCTGCCCGTCCGCCGCCGACCCTCAGCGCAACCCGCACCGCACCCACCGCCAGTGGACCCTCACCACCGTGCGCGCGATCTTGAGCAACCCCCGCTACACCGGCCGCCAGGTCTGGAACCGCCAGCGCACCGACCACGACCTGATCGACCCCGCCAACACCACACTCGGCCACCGCGACGTCATGCGCTGGAACACCCCGAACGACTGGATCATCTCCGCCCGACCCGCGCACCCGGCGCTGGTCAGCGAAGCCGACTTCATCACCGTCCAACACCTCCGCACCCACCGGGAAACCACACCCGGGCGCACCTATCTCCTGGCAGGGCTGTTGTGCTGCGGCATCTGCGGCCGACGCATGGAATCCCACTGGACCCACCACCGCACCGGCTACCGCTGCCGCCACGGCCACACCAGCGCCACCCGCCCCGACCCAGACCGCACCCCCAACACCTACCTACGCGAAGACCGAGCCCTGCCGCACCTGCCCGCCCTGTTCCTCCGCCTCACTGGCCACGCGGAGTCGTTTACGTCGGATCCGGTCAGCAGAGAGTCCGTGCAGCCCACCGTTGCCCAGGCGATCGCCTACCTTCGCAGCCAAGAGATCTCCCTGACCTACGACCCCGCGGCCAGGACCCTGACCGCGGACACACACCAGGCAGAGAGGATCACCATCAGCTAA
- a CDS encoding SEC-C domain-containing protein, with the protein MSSASPSPIRAVDSPYEQFLATVGRQPTAAQCEQWADEHPGDPDQGRALVHAGWLTARGKQHQGGDDAKALELFTRATKLSGAAGRQAQVGVVETLYAQDRERDAEQAEQALREELTEQPDEAVADLQVFDDMVDMLGEIGRSERALDWCLAALAHPAARENKGTGGGEAARLRHGLRISRALLRRDLGLEPTDDDLAAEAETDAELGEFGEELDRALSGLPSGRPVEVPEDTAAFDGIVLRWVREDFAAVRTRWPESTDSYGDDYTAYAQRLQTDARAYAEAGAARVHIVSATLAAYEEFAVREGRDADNPDTRRAFSRHVVRAHPDESLAWPPPRNGPCWCDSGRKYKKCCGAPARN; encoded by the coding sequence ATGAGCAGCGCATCCCCTTCGCCTATCCGAGCCGTCGACTCCCCGTACGAGCAGTTCCTCGCGACGGTGGGCAGGCAGCCGACGGCGGCGCAGTGTGAACAGTGGGCCGACGAGCACCCCGGGGATCCGGACCAGGGCCGCGCGCTGGTGCACGCCGGATGGCTGACCGCCCGCGGCAAGCAGCACCAGGGCGGCGACGACGCAAAGGCGCTGGAGCTGTTCACTCGGGCGACGAAACTCAGCGGCGCGGCCGGCCGACAGGCGCAGGTCGGGGTGGTGGAGACGCTCTACGCGCAGGACCGCGAGCGGGACGCCGAACAGGCCGAGCAAGCCCTACGCGAGGAGCTGACCGAGCAGCCCGATGAGGCCGTGGCCGACCTGCAGGTCTTCGACGACATGGTCGACATGCTCGGGGAGATCGGCAGGTCCGAACGGGCCCTTGACTGGTGTCTGGCCGCCCTGGCACACCCCGCAGCGCGGGAGAACAAGGGGACCGGTGGCGGCGAGGCCGCCCGACTGCGCCACGGGCTGCGCATCAGCCGGGCTCTCCTGCGCCGGGACCTCGGTCTGGAGCCGACCGACGACGACCTGGCCGCCGAAGCCGAGACTGACGCCGAACTAGGGGAATTCGGCGAAGAGTTGGACCGGGCACTGAGTGGGCTGCCGTCGGGGAGGCCGGTGGAGGTGCCCGAGGACACAGCGGCCTTCGACGGGATCGTGCTGCGCTGGGTACGCGAGGACTTCGCCGCAGTACGCACCCGCTGGCCCGAGTCGACCGACTCCTACGGGGACGACTACACCGCCTACGCACAGCGGCTGCAGACCGACGCGCGCGCCTACGCGGAGGCCGGCGCCGCCCGGGTGCACATCGTCAGCGCCACCCTGGCCGCGTACGAGGAGTTCGCCGTCCGTGAAGGGCGCGATGCCGACAACCCGGACACCCGCCGCGCGTTCAGCAGGCATGTGGTGCGCGCCCACCCGGACGAGTCGCTGGCCTGGCCCCCGCCGCGGAACGGGCCATGCTGGTGCGACTCGGGCCGAAAATACAAGAAGTGCTGCGGCGCCCCGGCCAGGAACTGA